The proteins below come from a single Zhouia spongiae genomic window:
- a CDS encoding sugar isomerase domain-containing protein: MDLRLLNAFNSLANSFETQEQSNLKKAARLMADAIEQDRLIYIFGGGGHTCLVMQELFWRAGGLANLCPMIDFSIHPATPAYMYLSHERMHGVGDAMVDYYGIGKDDVVLIFHSYGFNAPTIDCALEAKKRGAHTIGISSSDWNKNIPKDFPIRHKSGYHLSDVVEIFIENFVPYGDTVIEIEGMEQPITGISSTIDFYIAHRLEMECVKTCVDRGIEAPVWSSANIPGGDEKNKALRAKYNPRVKFL, from the coding sequence ATGGATCTTAGATTATTAAATGCTTTTAATTCGCTTGCAAACAGTTTTGAAACGCAAGAACAGAGTAATTTGAAAAAAGCAGCAAGATTAATGGCCGATGCTATTGAACAGGATAGGCTCATTTATATTTTTGGAGGTGGCGGTCACACCTGCTTGGTTATGCAGGAGCTTTTTTGGAGGGCAGGGGGGTTGGCAAATTTATGCCCTATGATTGATTTTTCAATTCATCCGGCAACGCCGGCTTATATGTACCTTTCTCATGAACGTATGCATGGTGTGGGAGATGCTATGGTGGATTACTATGGTATTGGTAAGGATGATGTGGTGTTAATTTTTCATAGTTATGGTTTTAATGCACCAACCATTGATTGTGCTCTTGAAGCCAAAAAGCGAGGGGCCCATACTATTGGTATTTCTTCTTCAGATTGGAATAAAAATATACCAAAGGACTTTCCGATAAGACATAAAAGTGGTTATCATCTATCGGATGTAGTTGAAATTTTTATAGAAAACTTTGTTCCTTATGGAGATACGGTGATCGAAATTGAAGGTATGGAACAACCTATTACAGGAATTTCCAGTACCATTGATTTTTATATCGCTCACCGTTTGGAAATGGAATGTGTGAAGACCTGTGTTGATCGCGGTATTGAAGCACCGGTATGGTCAAGTGCCAATATCCCTGGAGGAGACGAAAAAAATAAAGCCTTGAGGGCCAAGTACAATCCTAGAGTTAAATTTTTATAA
- a CDS encoding AraC family transcriptional regulator, translating to MQQLDRTSTNERHIIDLEALGFECIKVLGTYNYRQMKKSLEMHIHDNMIEICFLEKGSQYYHIQGNDYRINGGDLLLTFPGEEHGTKSFPEERGRLFWLIMEVPDKNQRLLNLTKKQTKLFFDAFFELKKNRVFKGSNRLKYDLNTIYRICEYPLDGLNKIKITNLLIHFLLSVLEFGNKSKHKTISKDIMETCIYIDKNLNEPLSLEELANFNNLSLSHFKYKFKKEMGYSPSDYILRQKIERAKELLKIPKNSIQDVAYDLGFSSSSYFATVFKRYTGKSPSSYYLL from the coding sequence ATGCAACAATTAGACAGGACCTCCACAAATGAACGTCATATCATTGATTTAGAAGCCTTGGGGTTTGAGTGTATCAAGGTTTTGGGAACCTACAATTACAGGCAAATGAAAAAAAGTCTGGAAATGCATATTCATGATAATATGATTGAGATATGTTTTCTTGAAAAAGGGTCACAATATTATCATATACAAGGCAATGATTACCGCATTAACGGTGGAGACCTGTTATTGACATTTCCTGGTGAAGAACATGGAACCAAAAGCTTTCCAGAGGAACGAGGCCGTTTATTTTGGTTAATTATGGAAGTACCTGATAAAAATCAAAGACTTCTAAATTTAACTAAAAAACAAACAAAGTTATTTTTTGATGCCTTTTTTGAACTAAAGAAAAACAGAGTGTTTAAAGGCTCTAACAGGCTCAAATATGATCTCAATACTATTTATAGAATTTGTGAATATCCATTAGACGGGCTCAATAAAATAAAAATAACCAACCTGTTAATACATTTTCTATTAAGCGTCCTGGAATTTGGAAATAAGTCCAAACATAAAACTATAAGCAAGGATATTATGGAAACATGTATCTACATTGATAAGAACTTGAATGAACCCCTTTCTCTGGAGGAACTGGCGAATTTTAATAATTTGTCTTTGTCCCACTTTAAGTATAAGTTCAAAAAGGAAATGGGATATTCTCCCTCTGACTACATTTTAAGGCAAAAAATAGAAAGAGCAAAGGAGTTACTAAAAATCCCAAAAAATAGTATCCAGGATGTAGCCTATGATTTAGGCTTTAGCTCCTCCTCCTATTTTGCCACTGTGTTTAAACGCTATACGGGTAAATCCCCATCTTCTTATTATCTCCTGTGA